The following are encoded together in the Lactuca sativa cultivar Salinas chromosome 1, Lsat_Salinas_v11, whole genome shotgun sequence genome:
- the LOC128132498 gene encoding beta-glucosidase 12-like, giving the protein MMKKMGLKAYRFSISWSRLLPGGKASMGINQEGVDYYNNLINELIENGITPYATLFHWDLPNALEEDYMGFLSELVVLDFVDYAEFCFWEFGDRVKHWITLNEPYTFAAMGYAYGTMAPGRGGGDTETQQAVLASGNNLGTRWESCHWESYHANIVRLYRDRFKESQGGVIGITLNTQFYQPLDPTSQDDKDAANRGIDFIFGWFMNSIFNGKYPQSMIDNVTDGRLPEFTDKQIELLTGSFNFLGLNYYTAQYATTAAPTDVVSYLTDSKVHQQPDDLNGVPIGPQGGVYWFYSYPLGLYKSLMQIKSEYGDPTIYITENGWPDANNNDLKLEEARVDEKRVNYYNTHLQSLRDAIRDGSKVVGYFAWSLMDNFEWASGYSVRFGLFYIDYAHGKYTRYPKTSAIWFMRFLNAKKAIEINKAT; this is encoded by the exons ATGATGAAGAAAATGGGTCTAAAAGCCTACAGATTCTCAATTTCATGGAGTAGACTATTGCCAG GTGGAAAAGCTAGCATGGGCATCAACCAGGAAGGTGTTGACTACTACAATAACCTAATCAATGAGCTGATAGAGAATGGAATTACACCATATGCCACTCTCTTTCATTGGGACCTTCCCAATGCCCTAGAGGAAGACTACATGGGATTTTTATCTGAACTGGTTGT ACTTGATTTTGTGGATTATGCGGAATTTTGCTTCTGGGAATTTGGTGATCGGGTGAAGCATTGGATCACATTGAACGAGCCGTATACCTTTGCTGCTATGGGTTATGCTTACGGGACAATGGCACCTGGGCGAGGAGGAGGAGATACCGAAACTCAGCAAGCCGTACTCGCATCTGGAAATAATCTTGGAACTC GCTGGGAATCCTGCCACTGGGAATCCTATCATGCTAATATTGTCAGACTATACAGAGATAGATTCAAG GAAAGCCAAGGGGGTGTGATCGGAATTACGTTAAACACACAGTTTTACCAGCCACTTGATCCAACCAGTCAGGATGACAAGGATGCAGCCAATAGAGGCATAGACTTTATTTTCGGATG GTTCATGAACTCAATATTTAATGGCAAGTACCCCCAGAGTATGATAGATAATGTTACGGATGGCCGTTTGCCTGAATTCACAGATAAGCAAATCGAGTTATTGACTGGATCTTTCAATTTTCTTGGGTTGAACTACTATACTGCTCAATACGCCACCACTGCAGCACCAACTGATGTCGTCTCCTACTTGACAGATAGCAAGGTCCATCAACAGCCAG ATGATCTTAATGGGGTACCTATAGGACCACAG GGAGGTGTTTATTGGTTTTATTCGTATCCACTTGGCTTATACAAATCGCTTATGCAAATCAAATCTGAGTACGGAGATCCAACGATATATATAACTGAGAATG GCTGGCCTGATGCAAATAATAACgatctcaaacttgaagaagccCGTGTTGATGAGAAACGTGTTAATTATTACAATACACATCTTCAAAGCCTCAGAGATGCAATTAG AGATGGCAGTAAAGTTGTGGGGTACTTCGCTTGGTCATTGATGGATAATTTTGAGTGGGCCTCAGGATATTCGGTTCGTTTTGGACTATTTTATATAGATTACGCTCATGGGAAATACACTAGGTACCCAAAGACTTCTGCAATATGGTTCATGAGATTTCTTAATGCCAAGAAAGCAATTGAAATCAACAAAGCTACATGA